In a single window of the Candidatus Spechtbacterales bacterium genome:
- a CDS encoding cytochrome c biogenesis protein CcdA, which yields MIEVTIWAAVFAGLLSFVSPCVLSMVPTYLAAMSGNKTRRSMLFNALTFVFGFSIIFVALGALAGFFSFYAIREFSWIMQAAGFIVVVFGLQMILVSLDVGWAKKAFSFLYREKRLQVKKGRNSPVRFGLLGMAFGFGWTPCIGPILGGILALAYSEQTATRGAFLLFFYSMGLGIPFLLSAFFAGSITNKIRKIGGLYKIIEIVSGLMLITLGILIATDNLVLLNAWFYKLVS from the coding sequence ATGATTGAAGTAACAATCTGGGCCGCTGTTTTTGCCGGACTGCTCTCGTTCGTTTCTCCGTGCGTGCTTTCGATGGTTCCCACATATCTTGCCGCAATGAGTGGAAACAAGACCCGGCGAAGCATGCTTTTTAACGCACTAACTTTTGTTTTTGGATTCTCTATTATTTTTGTTGCACTTGGGGCATTGGCTGGATTTTTCAGTTTCTACGCCATACGCGAGTTTTCCTGGATAATGCAGGCGGCAGGTTTTATTGTTGTGGTGTTTGGACTGCAAATGATACTTGTTTCGCTTGATGTGGGATGGGCAAAAAAAGCATTCAGTTTTTTATACAGAGAAAAAAGACTTCAAGTTAAGAAGGGTCGTAATTCTCCTGTGAGGTTTGGACTTTTAGGCATGGCGTTTGGTTTTGGCTGGACACCATGCATAGGTCCAATCCTTGGAGGCATACTCGCACTCGCATACAGCGAACAAACAGCAACACGAGGGGCGTTTCTACTCTTCTTTTATTCTATGGGATTAGGAATACCCTTTCTATTAAGCGCGTTTTTTGCCGGCAGCATAACAAACAAAATTCGCAAAATAGGCGGGCTGTATAAGATTATTGAGATCGTAAGCGGTCTCATGCTCATAACTCTCGGTATTCTTATAGCAACTGACAACCTTGTTCTTTTAAACGCATGGTTCTATAAATTAGTATCTTAA